The following coding sequences lie in one Anguilla rostrata isolate EN2019 chromosome 8, ASM1855537v3, whole genome shotgun sequence genomic window:
- the kazald3 gene encoding kazal-type serine peptidase inhibitor domain 3, whose amino-acid sequence MPWCRLVLVLIVLSLRNSESFPNNKFEDTGEDAEPVESDVVEDEIDSKNETLCDQCSPDLCPAALGCRAGIVLDSCGCCSECGNLEGQPCDLDSRNSFYGLCGSDLQCKIDISDLGLGEIPEPQCICKFQEAVCGSDGRTYMNICQFKEAAYSTLGLSVEENGPCRTAPLIKVPPHNLVNVTGSTMSFLCEVFAYPMALIEWKKDGNDVTLPGDDPHISVQTRGGPQKYELSSWLQIEGLAPGDAGTYRCVAHNALGSVSASGVLGVLGPDEMSAYLSENMTEMFGYDQTTEYDEDYY is encoded by the exons ATGCCATGGTGTAGACTCGTTTTAGTATTAATAGTGCTGAGCCTGAGAAACAGTGAAAGCTTTCCAAATAACAAGTTTGAGGACACCGGTGAAGATGCTGAGCCAGTTGAATCAGACGTGGTAGAAGATGAAATAGACAGCAAAAATGAGACTCTATGCGATCAGTGTTCACCAGATCTGTGTCCAGCGGCACTGGGTTGCAGAGCGGGGATAGTTTTGGATAGCTGTGGTTGCTGCTCCGAGTGCGGGAATTTGGAAGGACAGCCGTGTGACCTGGACTCCCGTAACAGTTTTTACGGTCTCTGTGGATCGGATCTCCAGTGCAAAATCGACATCTCAGACCTTGGACTGGGAGAGATACCAGAGCCGCAGTGTATTTGCAAATTCCAAGAGGCAGTGTGTGGTTCGGACGGCAGAACGTACATGAATATTTGTCAGTTTAAAGAAGCGGCTTATTCTACATTAGGACTAAGTGTTGAGGAAAACGGCCCATGCCGAACAG CTCCTCTCATTAAGGTCCCACCACATAACCTTGTAAACGTGACTGGGAGCACCATGTCGTTCCTGTGCGAGGTCTTCGCATATCCAATGGCGTTAATTGAATGGAAGAAGGATGGCAATGACGTTACCCTTCCGGGAGACGACCCTCATATTTCTGTGCAg ACACGGGGGGGTCCCCAGAAGTACGAGCTGTCCAGCTGGCTCCAGATCGAGGGCCTCGCACCAGGGGATGCGGGAACTTACCGCTGTgtggcccacaatgcactgggcaGTGTCTCTGCATCGGGTGTGCTGGGAGTACTGGGGCCTG atGAGATGTCTGCCTATTTATCAGAAAATATGACAGAAATGTTTGGGTATGACCAGACAACAGAGTACGACGAAGACTACTATTAA